From the genome of Papaver somniferum cultivar HN1 chromosome 2, ASM357369v1, whole genome shotgun sequence, one region includes:
- the LOC113353652 gene encoding protein PLANT CADMIUM RESISTANCE 8-like, with the protein MLGGNGDVQKAHSTAEMPWSTGLFSCHENLKNALLTTVLPCVTFGQIAEIVDEGETNSAKAGFFCCMTANIPCWGKLKGCKYRAKLRRKFNLVEEPLGDSLSHVLCPLCSLCQEFRELENRGLDPSLGWEEASIVAQNKIPPVNQTMFK; encoded by the exons ATGCTTGGAGGAAATGGTGATGTTCAAAAGGCTCACAGTACTGCTGAGATGCCATGGTCAACTGGATTATTTAGCTGCCATGAAAACTTGAAAAATG CTCTACTCACGACGGTGTTGCCATGCGTAACATTTGGGCAGATAGCTGAGATTGTCGACGAAGGAGAAACAA ATTCTGCTAAGGCTGGTTTCTTCTGTTGTATGACTGCAAATATACCGTGCTGGGGAAAATTGAAGGGTTGCAAGTACAGGGCGAAATTGAGGAGAAAATTTAATTTGGTTGAGGAACCGTTGGGAGATTCCCTGTCTCATGTGCTTTGTCCATTGTGTTCACTTTGTCAAGAATTCAGAGAACTCGAAAATAGAGGACTTGATCCTTCCCTAG GATGGGAGGAAGCAAGTATTGTGGCTCAAAACAAGATTCCTCCGGTTAACCAAACTATGTTCAAGTAG